The following are encoded in a window of Astyanax mexicanus isolate ESR-SI-001 chromosome 6, AstMex3_surface, whole genome shotgun sequence genomic DNA:
- the LOC111193438 gene encoding ubiquitin carboxyl-terminal hydrolase 37 isoform X1, whose translation MGFFSCLKKRKKPKEVVKNDLVDEIKDTKEKKKKRRWWQRGFMKIFCPCLSSSTSSSSLSSPTFSSPSSSPTSSLFSVSPFSSLSLSSPTSSSSSSSSSSSYFPTSPSYDHSLALPLPAPPYTYTIPTLGVARLAPPQRYFFSPAIRSSTCPPPLIRSSSAPSLTHPSSTYFPLFSPSLSISLPDLSKYYPDSPKAQRSKPRVLINSYVRSKGVYDRELSVLKRRPAHTSIQEVQDRSVVDVKQLGLPSIVNTCFMNATLQSLLGLSCFWTPIIEQQDTWSDTSVDSTMLRCLAELQQARFSSSSTTKQKMKILRALKRCIAARCPDFKHYSQQDAHEFLMLCLLQLKGEGEALRASNLSYVCPVANFEFQLKSVLTCTSCGLQRSRVEIYNHLSINLDSTLRGSLRSYFQETDLDYYCECELGIQATEAQEFATLPRVLILHIKRFKLMGSGKKLKGAMDIPAQLDLSEFSAQASPEQTGTKKCTAKSVRKSSVKPASGGGQDEGGQQRNSSERPPRGLYRLHSIVSHLGCSVNKGHYISNIVQDGESWLSFDDTRVHHALGKTVLKCTATTAYLLFYVHSAPTDLDCDKREET comes from the exons ATGGGGTTTTTCAGCTGCCTAAAGAAg agaaagaaGCCTAAGGAAGTTGTGAAGAATGATCTGGTGGATGAGATCAAAGACaccaaggagaagaaaaagaagagaagatggTGGCAGCGTGGCTTCATGAAGATTTTCTGCCCCTGTTTATCCTCTTCCACCTCTTCTTCCTCTTTATCCTCCCCCACCTTTTCTTCTCCTTCATCCTCCCCCACCTCTTCTTTATTTTCAGTCTCCCCATTCTCTTCTTTATCTCTATCTTCCCCCACCTCTTCATCCTCTTCTAGCTCTTCTTCATCTTCATACTTCCCCACCTCTCCTTCTTATGATCATTCCCTTGCCTTGCCTTTACCTGCCCCCCCTTACACCTACACAATCCCCACCCTGGGCGTGGCCAGGTTAGCTCCGCCTCAGAGATACTTTTTCTCTCCGGCGATCCGCAGCTCCACCTGTCCTCCTCCACTCATCCGCTCCTCAAGTGCTCCTTCACTCACTCATCCCTCTTCTACATACTTTCCTttattctccccctctctctccatctccctcccCGACCTCTCTAAGTACTACCCTGACTCCCCCAAGGCTCAGAGGTCCAA gccTCGGGTCCTAATCAACTCTTATGTTCGGAGTAAGGGTGTGTACGATCGGGAGCTGTCCGTCTTAAAGAGACGTCCGGCCCACACAAGCATTCAGGAGGTCCAGGACCGCTCTGTCGTTGATGTGAAGCAGCTTGG GCTTCCCAGCATTGTGAACACCTGCTTCATGAACGCCACCCTGCAGAGTCTGCTGGGTCTCTCCTGCTTCTGGACCCCCATCATAGAACAGCAGGACACCTGGTCTGACACTTCAGTCGACTCCACTATGCTCAG GTGTTTGGCAGAGCTGCAGCAGGCcaggttcagcagcagcagcaccacaaagcAGAAGATGAAGATTCTGAGAGCTCTGAAGAGATGCATCGCTGCCCGCTGCCCTGACTTTAAACATTACAGTCAACAG GATGCCCATGAGTTCTTAATGCTCTGTTTGCTCCAGCTGAAGGGGGAGGGAGAGGCTCTCAGGGCCTCCAACCTTTCCTACGTCTGTCCTGTTGCAAATTTTGAGTTTCAGCTGAAATCTGTGCTCACCTGCACCAG CTGTGGACTCCAGAGATCCAGAGTGGAGATTTACAACCACCTGTCCATCAACCTGGACTCCACTCTGAGAGGCAGCCTGCGCAGCTACTTCCAG GAAACAGATTTGGATTATTACTGCGAGTGTGAACTAGGCATTCAAGCAACTGAAGCGCAGGAGTTCGCCACCCTCCCACG gGTTCTGATTCTCCACATCAAGAGGTTCAAACTGATGGGCAGCGGTAAAAAGCTGAAGGGCGCGATGGACATCCCCGCCCAGCTGGACCTCTCTGAGTTTTCAGCCCAGGCTTCACCTGAACAGACTGG GACTAAGAAGTGTACAGCTAAATCTGTGAGAAAATCCAGCGTCAAGCCAG CGAGTGGAGGAGGACAGGATGAGGGAGGACAGCAAAGGAACTCTTCG GAACGTCCACCAAGGGGCCTCTACAGACTCCACAGCATCGTCTCTCATCTTGGTTGCAGTGTTAACAAGG GCCACTACATCAGCAATATTGTTCAGGACGGAGAAAGCTGGTTGTCATTCGATGACACGAGAGTGCACCACGCATTGGGGAAAACTGTCCTCAAGTGCACTGCAACAACAGCTTACCTGCTGTTCTACGTGCACAG TGCTCCTACAGATTTAGACTGTGACAAACGTGAAGAGACCTGA
- the LOC111193438 gene encoding ubiquitin carboxyl-terminal hydrolase 37 isoform X2 — protein sequence MKIFCPCLSSSTSSSSLSSPTFSSPSSSPTSSLFSVSPFSSLSLSSPTSSSSSSSSSSSYFPTSPSYDHSLALPLPAPPYTYTIPTLGVARLAPPQRYFFSPAIRSSTCPPPLIRSSSAPSLTHPSSTYFPLFSPSLSISLPDLSKYYPDSPKAQRSKPRVLINSYVRSKGVYDRELSVLKRRPAHTSIQEVQDRSVVDVKQLGLPSIVNTCFMNATLQSLLGLSCFWTPIIEQQDTWSDTSVDSTMLRCLAELQQARFSSSSTTKQKMKILRALKRCIAARCPDFKHYSQQDAHEFLMLCLLQLKGEGEALRASNLSYVCPVANFEFQLKSVLTCTSCGLQRSRVEIYNHLSINLDSTLRGSLRSYFQETDLDYYCECELGIQATEAQEFATLPRVLILHIKRFKLMGSGKKLKGAMDIPAQLDLSEFSAQASPEQTGTKKCTAKSVRKSSVKPASGGGQDEGGQQRNSSERPPRGLYRLHSIVSHLGCSVNKGHYISNIVQDGESWLSFDDTRVHHALGKTVLKCTATTAYLLFYVHSAPTDLDCDKREET from the exons ATGAAGATTTTCTGCCCCTGTTTATCCTCTTCCACCTCTTCTTCCTCTTTATCCTCCCCCACCTTTTCTTCTCCTTCATCCTCCCCCACCTCTTCTTTATTTTCAGTCTCCCCATTCTCTTCTTTATCTCTATCTTCCCCCACCTCTTCATCCTCTTCTAGCTCTTCTTCATCTTCATACTTCCCCACCTCTCCTTCTTATGATCATTCCCTTGCCTTGCCTTTACCTGCCCCCCCTTACACCTACACAATCCCCACCCTGGGCGTGGCCAGGTTAGCTCCGCCTCAGAGATACTTTTTCTCTCCGGCGATCCGCAGCTCCACCTGTCCTCCTCCACTCATCCGCTCCTCAAGTGCTCCTTCACTCACTCATCCCTCTTCTACATACTTTCCTttattctccccctctctctccatctccctcccCGACCTCTCTAAGTACTACCCTGACTCCCCCAAGGCTCAGAGGTCCAA gccTCGGGTCCTAATCAACTCTTATGTTCGGAGTAAGGGTGTGTACGATCGGGAGCTGTCCGTCTTAAAGAGACGTCCGGCCCACACAAGCATTCAGGAGGTCCAGGACCGCTCTGTCGTTGATGTGAAGCAGCTTGG GCTTCCCAGCATTGTGAACACCTGCTTCATGAACGCCACCCTGCAGAGTCTGCTGGGTCTCTCCTGCTTCTGGACCCCCATCATAGAACAGCAGGACACCTGGTCTGACACTTCAGTCGACTCCACTATGCTCAG GTGTTTGGCAGAGCTGCAGCAGGCcaggttcagcagcagcagcaccacaaagcAGAAGATGAAGATTCTGAGAGCTCTGAAGAGATGCATCGCTGCCCGCTGCCCTGACTTTAAACATTACAGTCAACAG GATGCCCATGAGTTCTTAATGCTCTGTTTGCTCCAGCTGAAGGGGGAGGGAGAGGCTCTCAGGGCCTCCAACCTTTCCTACGTCTGTCCTGTTGCAAATTTTGAGTTTCAGCTGAAATCTGTGCTCACCTGCACCAG CTGTGGACTCCAGAGATCCAGAGTGGAGATTTACAACCACCTGTCCATCAACCTGGACTCCACTCTGAGAGGCAGCCTGCGCAGCTACTTCCAG GAAACAGATTTGGATTATTACTGCGAGTGTGAACTAGGCATTCAAGCAACTGAAGCGCAGGAGTTCGCCACCCTCCCACG gGTTCTGATTCTCCACATCAAGAGGTTCAAACTGATGGGCAGCGGTAAAAAGCTGAAGGGCGCGATGGACATCCCCGCCCAGCTGGACCTCTCTGAGTTTTCAGCCCAGGCTTCACCTGAACAGACTGG GACTAAGAAGTGTACAGCTAAATCTGTGAGAAAATCCAGCGTCAAGCCAG CGAGTGGAGGAGGACAGGATGAGGGAGGACAGCAAAGGAACTCTTCG GAACGTCCACCAAGGGGCCTCTACAGACTCCACAGCATCGTCTCTCATCTTGGTTGCAGTGTTAACAAGG GCCACTACATCAGCAATATTGTTCAGGACGGAGAAAGCTGGTTGTCATTCGATGACACGAGAGTGCACCACGCATTGGGGAAAACTGTCCTCAAGTGCACTGCAACAACAGCTTACCTGCTGTTCTACGTGCACAG TGCTCCTACAGATTTAGACTGTGACAAACGTGAAGAGACCTGA
- the ywhabl gene encoding tyrosine 3-monooxygenase/tryptophan 5-monooxygenase activation protein, beta polypeptide like, translated as MDKSELVQKAKLAEQAERYDDMAAAMKAVTEGDVELSNEERNLLSVAYKNVVGARRSSWRVVSSIEQKTEGSDKKQQMAKEYREKIEKELKEICNDVLVLLDKYLIPKATPAESKVFYLKMKGDYFRYLAEVALGDDKIAIIQNSQDAYKDAFEISKAEMQPTHPIRLGLALNFSVFYYEILNSPEQACKLAKTAFDEAIAELDTLNEESYKDSTLIMQLLRDNLTLWTSDNQGEGEEAEEGREN; from the exons ATGGACAAGAGTGAACTGGTGCAGAAAGCCAAGCTGGCCGAACAGGCAGAGCGCTACGATGACATGGCCGCTGCCATGAAGGCCGTCACGGAGGGTGATGTGGAGTTGTCCAATGAGGAGCGTAACCTGCTCTCAGTGGCCTACAAGAATGTGGTGGGTGCCCGCCGGTCCTCCTGGAGGGTGGTGTCCAGCATCGAGCAGAAGACTGAGGGCAGCGACAAGAAGCAGCAGATGGCCAAGGAGTACCGGGAAAAGATCGAGAAAGAGCTGAAGGAGATCTGCAATGATGTACTG GTTCTTCTGGACAAGTACCTGATCCCAAAGGCCACTCCAGCCGAAAGCAAAGTCTTCTACCTGAAAATGAAAGGAGATTACTTCCGATACTTAGCCGAAGTAGCCCTTGGAGACGACAAAATCG CCATTATCCAGAACTCTCAAGATGCCTACAAAGATGCCTTTGAGATCAGCAAGGCTGAGATGCAGCCAACACACCCCATCCGCCTCGGCTTGGCCCTCAACTTCTCCGTCTTCTACTACGAGATCCTGAATTCGCCCGAGCAGGCCTGCAAGCTAGCCAAAACG GCTTTTGATGAGGCCATTGCAGAACTCGATACACTGAATGAAGAATCATACAAAGACAGCACATTGATCATGCAGCTCTTACGGGACAACTTGACA CTGTGGACTTCAGACAAccagggagaaggagaggaagcCGAGGAGGGCCGAGAAAACTGA
- the LOC111193438 gene encoding ubiquitin carboxyl-terminal hydrolase 29 isoform X3 produces the protein MGFFSCLKKRKKPKEVVKNDLVDEIKDTKEKKKKRRWWQRGFMKIFCPCLSSSTSSSSLSSPTFSSPSSSPTSSLFSVSPFSSLSLSSPTSSSSSSSSSSSYFPTSPSYDHSLALPLPAPPYTYTIPTLGVARLAPPQRYFFSPAIRSSTCPPPLIRSSSAPSLTHPSSTYFPLFSPSLSISLPDLSKYYPDSPKAQRSKPRVLINSYVRSKGVYDRELSVLKRRPAHTSIQEVQDRSVVDVKQLGLPSIVNTCFMNATLQSLLGLSCFWTPIIEQQDTWSDTSVDSTMLRCLAELQQARFSSSSTTKQKMKILRALKRCIAARCPDFKHYSQQDAHEFLMLCLLQLKGEGEALRASNLSYVCPVANFEFQLKSVLTCTSCGLQRSRVEIYNHLSINLDSTLRGSLRSYFQETDLDYYCECELGIQATEAQEFATLPRVLILHIKRFKLMGSGKKLKGAMDIPAQLDLSEFSAQASPEQTGTKKCTAKSVRKSSVKPGTSTKGPLQTPQHRLSSWLQC, from the exons ATGGGGTTTTTCAGCTGCCTAAAGAAg agaaagaaGCCTAAGGAAGTTGTGAAGAATGATCTGGTGGATGAGATCAAAGACaccaaggagaagaaaaagaagagaagatggTGGCAGCGTGGCTTCATGAAGATTTTCTGCCCCTGTTTATCCTCTTCCACCTCTTCTTCCTCTTTATCCTCCCCCACCTTTTCTTCTCCTTCATCCTCCCCCACCTCTTCTTTATTTTCAGTCTCCCCATTCTCTTCTTTATCTCTATCTTCCCCCACCTCTTCATCCTCTTCTAGCTCTTCTTCATCTTCATACTTCCCCACCTCTCCTTCTTATGATCATTCCCTTGCCTTGCCTTTACCTGCCCCCCCTTACACCTACACAATCCCCACCCTGGGCGTGGCCAGGTTAGCTCCGCCTCAGAGATACTTTTTCTCTCCGGCGATCCGCAGCTCCACCTGTCCTCCTCCACTCATCCGCTCCTCAAGTGCTCCTTCACTCACTCATCCCTCTTCTACATACTTTCCTttattctccccctctctctccatctccctcccCGACCTCTCTAAGTACTACCCTGACTCCCCCAAGGCTCAGAGGTCCAA gccTCGGGTCCTAATCAACTCTTATGTTCGGAGTAAGGGTGTGTACGATCGGGAGCTGTCCGTCTTAAAGAGACGTCCGGCCCACACAAGCATTCAGGAGGTCCAGGACCGCTCTGTCGTTGATGTGAAGCAGCTTGG GCTTCCCAGCATTGTGAACACCTGCTTCATGAACGCCACCCTGCAGAGTCTGCTGGGTCTCTCCTGCTTCTGGACCCCCATCATAGAACAGCAGGACACCTGGTCTGACACTTCAGTCGACTCCACTATGCTCAG GTGTTTGGCAGAGCTGCAGCAGGCcaggttcagcagcagcagcaccacaaagcAGAAGATGAAGATTCTGAGAGCTCTGAAGAGATGCATCGCTGCCCGCTGCCCTGACTTTAAACATTACAGTCAACAG GATGCCCATGAGTTCTTAATGCTCTGTTTGCTCCAGCTGAAGGGGGAGGGAGAGGCTCTCAGGGCCTCCAACCTTTCCTACGTCTGTCCTGTTGCAAATTTTGAGTTTCAGCTGAAATCTGTGCTCACCTGCACCAG CTGTGGACTCCAGAGATCCAGAGTGGAGATTTACAACCACCTGTCCATCAACCTGGACTCCACTCTGAGAGGCAGCCTGCGCAGCTACTTCCAG GAAACAGATTTGGATTATTACTGCGAGTGTGAACTAGGCATTCAAGCAACTGAAGCGCAGGAGTTCGCCACCCTCCCACG gGTTCTGATTCTCCACATCAAGAGGTTCAAACTGATGGGCAGCGGTAAAAAGCTGAAGGGCGCGATGGACATCCCCGCCCAGCTGGACCTCTCTGAGTTTTCAGCCCAGGCTTCACCTGAACAGACTGG GACTAAGAAGTGTACAGCTAAATCTGTGAGAAAATCCAGCGTCAAGCCAG GAACGTCCACCAAGGGGCCTCTACAGACTCCACAGCATCGTCTCTCATCTTGGTTGCAGTGTTAA